In Neisseria brasiliensis, the following proteins share a genomic window:
- the mraZ gene encoding division/cell wall cluster transcriptional repressor MraZ yields MFGGSHELSIDSKGRLAIPAKFRDLLSRQYTPSLVVTLDSRQKLLLYPEAEWARVSAQLLGMKVAGNPVLQRYQNLLLHNAETLEWDGSGRILISANLRKRVDFDKEVTLVGRANRLELWGRQHWEEEMNQALDIDPDELAFQLSQTDLQL; encoded by the coding sequence GTGTTTGGCGGTTCTCATGAATTGAGCATAGACAGCAAAGGGCGGTTGGCCATTCCGGCTAAATTCCGTGACCTTTTGTCGCGCCAATACACTCCTTCGCTGGTGGTGACGCTGGATTCGCGCCAAAAGCTGCTGCTTTATCCTGAAGCTGAGTGGGCGCGTGTTTCGGCGCAACTGCTGGGCATGAAGGTGGCAGGTAATCCCGTTTTGCAGCGTTATCAGAATTTACTGTTGCACAATGCGGAGACGCTGGAATGGGACGGTTCTGGCCGTATTCTGATTTCTGCCAATTTGCGCAAGCGTGTCGATTTCGACAAAGAAGTTACCTTAGTAGGCCGCGCCAACCGTTTGGAGCTGTGGGGTCGCCAACATTGGGAAGAAGAGATGAATCAGGCTTTGGATATCGATCCTGATGAGTTGGCCTTCCAATTGAGTCAAACGGATTTGCAACTGTGA
- a CDS encoding beta/alpha barrel domain-containing protein, with protein MKYTIGLCMAAILALTACGEKAVEKPAAQAENSSGEVFKFNKTSHSVNPQYTLYGLRHLVMNNRTYAKKYAKKHPDQWALGEEHFRRAENAFQTDQVEAADEAFRSAMEQYQVILKAEKVQG; from the coding sequence ATGAAATACACCATCGGCCTGTGCATGGCTGCCATATTGGCATTGACTGCCTGCGGCGAAAAAGCAGTGGAGAAACCGGCTGCCCAAGCAGAAAATAGCAGCGGCGAAGTGTTTAAATTCAATAAAACCAGCCACAGCGTCAATCCACAATACACTTTATACGGCTTGCGCCATTTGGTGATGAACAACCGCACCTATGCCAAAAAATACGCCAAAAAACACCCTGACCAATGGGCGCTGGGCGAAGAACATTTCCGCCGTGCCGAAAATGCGTTCCAAACCGACCAAGTAGAAGCGGCCGATGAAGCCTTCCGTTCGGCCATGGAGCAATATCAGGTGATTTTGAAAGCAGAAAAAGTACAAGGTTGA
- the rsmH gene encoding 16S rRNA (cytosine(1402)-N(4))-methyltransferase RsmH — protein MSKAEDYQHITVMLHEAVDGLNIREDGVYVDGTFGRGGHSRLILSKLGEAGHLVVFDKDPQAIAVANQLAEQDKRVSVVHDGFATFQTALNQLGIEKIDGALFDLGISSPQIDEGERGFSFRFDAPLDMRMDPTRGMSAAEWLAVASEQELHEVIKNYGEERFSRQIARAIVATREEAPIDTTRKLAQLVAQNVRTRERGQDPATRTFQAVRIFINRELEEVEAVLPQVVGRLNEGGRLAVIAFHSLEDRIVKQFMKKHSQHAPLPRWAAVKESDLPQPPLVLVGKAIKPSEAETSANPRARSAVLRVAERTSGSFTAQ, from the coding sequence GTGAGTAAAGCTGAAGATTATCAACATATTACCGTGATGCTGCATGAGGCAGTGGATGGTTTGAATATCCGTGAAGACGGCGTTTACGTTGACGGCACATTCGGTAGGGGAGGGCATTCTCGCCTGATTTTATCGAAGCTGGGTGAGGCAGGGCACTTGGTGGTGTTTGATAAAGACCCACAAGCAATTGCAGTAGCCAATCAATTGGCCGAGCAGGATAAACGGGTTAGCGTGGTGCATGACGGCTTTGCGACTTTTCAGACGGCCTTGAATCAATTGGGCATCGAAAAGATTGACGGTGCTTTGTTTGACTTGGGTATTTCATCGCCGCAGATTGATGAGGGCGAACGCGGTTTCAGCTTTCGTTTCGATGCGCCTTTAGACATGCGTATGGATCCGACTCGCGGCATGTCGGCAGCGGAATGGCTGGCCGTGGCGAGTGAGCAAGAATTACATGAGGTGATAAAAAATTATGGTGAAGAGCGGTTTAGTCGCCAGATTGCGCGCGCCATTGTTGCAACGCGCGAAGAAGCGCCCATCGATACAACCCGCAAGCTGGCGCAGCTCGTGGCGCAAAACGTCCGTACTCGTGAGCGCGGACAAGACCCTGCAACGCGCACCTTCCAAGCAGTTCGCATCTTTATTAACCGTGAGCTCGAAGAAGTAGAGGCCGTATTGCCGCAAGTGGTAGGCCGTCTGAACGAAGGCGGTCGGTTGGCAGTGATTGCATTTCATTCCTTAGAAGACCGTATTGTGAAGCAGTTTATGAAAAAGCATTCACAACATGCGCCATTGCCGCGCTGGGCGGCGGTAAAAGAATCTGATTTGCCGCAGCCGCCTTTGGTGTTGGTGGGGAAAGCCATCAAACCCAGCGAGGCGGAAACCTCGGCCAATCCGCGTGCCAGAAGCGCAGTATTGCGGGTGGCGGAACGCACATCAGGCAGCTTTACTGCCCAATAA
- the ftsL gene encoding cell division protein FtsL, with product MNKLNALLLVAVFATGVAVVTVQNQSRLHFIALDKAQKQQIKLDQDYARLKLEQARLANHKLIKVAAEKQNLQPPTSRNTVMVERRK from the coding sequence ATGAATAAATTAAACGCATTATTATTAGTGGCTGTTTTTGCGACCGGTGTGGCGGTGGTGACTGTGCAAAACCAGTCGCGCTTACACTTTATCGCCTTAGATAAGGCACAAAAGCAGCAAATCAAACTGGATCAAGATTACGCCCGCTTGAAGCTGGAACAGGCGCGTTTGGCCAATCATAAATTGATTAAAGTGGCTGCGGAAAAGCAGAACCTGCAGCCGCCGACGTCGCGTAATACCGTAATGGTTGAGCGTCGTAAATAA
- the mraY gene encoding phospho-N-acetylmuramoyl-pentapeptide-transferase, with the protein MFLWLAHFSDWFSALNVFQYTTFRAVMAALTALVFSLLLGPWTIRKLTALKVGQAVRTDGPQTHLVKNGTPTMGGSLILTAIAVSTLLWGNWGNPYIWILLAVLLSTGALGFYDDWRKVVYKDPNGVSAKFKMVWQSTVALLAGIFLFYAAELPSSTEFIVPFFKQIAYPLGGIGFVVLTYLVIVGTSNAVNLTDGLDGLAAFPVVLVAGGLAIFAYASGHTEFARYLQLPYVAGANEVVIFCAAMCGACLGFLWFNAYPAQVFMGDVGALALGAALGTVAVIVRQEIVLFIMGGLFVVEAISVMLQVGWYKRTKKRIFLMAPIHHHYEQKGWKETQVVVRFWIITIVLVLIGLSTLKIR; encoded by the coding sequence ATGTTTTTATGGCTTGCCCATTTCAGCGATTGGTTTTCTGCGCTGAACGTTTTCCAATACACCACATTCCGTGCGGTGATGGCGGCATTGACCGCGCTGGTGTTTTCGCTGCTGCTCGGTCCGTGGACAATTCGCAAGCTGACGGCGTTGAAAGTCGGTCAAGCGGTGCGTACCGATGGTCCGCAAACCCACTTGGTGAAAAACGGCACGCCAACCATGGGCGGCTCGCTGATTTTGACCGCGATTGCCGTATCGACTTTGCTGTGGGGTAATTGGGGCAATCCGTATATCTGGATTTTGCTGGCGGTGTTGCTGTCAACCGGCGCGCTGGGTTTCTACGACGACTGGCGCAAAGTGGTTTATAAAGACCCAAACGGCGTATCGGCCAAATTCAAAATGGTGTGGCAATCGACTGTGGCTTTGCTGGCCGGTATTTTCCTGTTTTACGCGGCCGAACTGCCTTCTAGCACCGAATTTATCGTGCCGTTTTTCAAGCAAATTGCTTATCCTTTGGGCGGCATCGGCTTTGTAGTGCTGACTTATCTGGTGATTGTCGGCACATCCAATGCGGTGAACCTGACCGACGGTTTGGACGGTTTGGCTGCGTTCCCTGTGGTGTTGGTAGCCGGCGGTTTGGCCATTTTTGCCTATGCCAGCGGCCACACCGAATTTGCCCGCTATCTGCAATTGCCTTATGTGGCCGGCGCCAATGAAGTGGTGATATTCTGCGCGGCGATGTGTGGGGCGTGTTTGGGCTTTTTGTGGTTTAACGCGTATCCGGCGCAAGTCTTTATGGGCGACGTGGGTGCATTGGCCTTGGGCGCGGCTTTGGGTACGGTGGCCGTGATTGTGCGTCAGGAAATCGTGTTGTTCATCATGGGCGGTTTGTTTGTGGTGGAAGCGATTTCGGTGATGTTGCAGGTCGGCTGGTATAAGCGCACCAAAAAACGCATTTTCCTGATGGCGCCGATTCATCACCATTACGAACAAAAAGGCTGGAAAGAAACGCAAGTGGTGGTGCGCTTTTGGATTATCACCATTGTGTTGGTGCTGATTGGTTTGAGCACCTTGAAAATTCGCTAA
- a CDS encoding peptidoglycan D,D-transpeptidase FtsI family protein translates to MLIKNEYKPQMIQKPVKTKKPITSDGRICVVLVLIVAAFVGLLGRGFYLQTTQHEFLKNQGDQRFVRTLTLPASRGMITDRNGATLALSAPTESLYAMPSSIDEMPNASQMAQLSAILDMPVETIHERLNRKDRDFVYLKRQLSQQTADTITALGIKGLGFQKELKRHYPMGNLFAHVIGFTNIDGKGQEGLELSREDSLRGEAGAKVVLRDNKGNIVDSLDSPRNSEPKNGQDMVLSLDQRIQTLAYEELNKAVDYHQAKAGTVVVLDAQTGEILALVNSPAYDPNTPGKASSEQRRNRAVTDMIEPGSAMKPFTIAKALDAGKTTPHEVFDTMPYRIGNATVRDTHVYPKLDVRGIMQKSSNVGTSKLSKMFKPKEMYDFYHELGVGVRMHSGFPGETAGLLRSWRKWQPIEQATMSFGYGLQLSLLQLARAYTTLTHDGILLPVSFEKQVVAPKGKRVIKAETARQVREMMVSVTEEGGTGMAGAVDGFDVGAKTGTARKLVGGRYVDNKHVATFIGFAPAKNPRVIVAVTVDEPTKNGYYGGVVAGPVFKEVMGGSLNILGVSPTKPLSALKPKEKASS, encoded by the coding sequence ATGTTAATTAAGAATGAATATAAGCCACAGATGATTCAAAAGCCGGTTAAAACCAAGAAACCCATCACCAGTGATGGGCGGATTTGTGTGGTTTTGGTGCTGATTGTCGCGGCATTTGTCGGTTTGTTGGGCCGCGGTTTTTATTTGCAGACCACGCAGCATGAATTTCTAAAGAATCAGGGAGATCAACGGTTTGTGCGCACCCTGACCTTGCCTGCATCGCGCGGTATGATTACCGATCGCAACGGTGCAACCTTGGCGTTGAGTGCGCCGACTGAATCTTTGTATGCGATGCCTTCAAGTATTGATGAAATGCCCAATGCCAGCCAAATGGCGCAATTGTCGGCTATTTTGGATATGCCGGTTGAAACCATTCATGAGCGCTTAAACCGCAAAGATCGCGATTTTGTTTATTTGAAACGCCAATTAAGCCAACAAACGGCAGACACCATCACTGCTTTGGGCATCAAAGGTTTGGGTTTCCAAAAAGAATTGAAACGCCATTATCCGATGGGTAATTTGTTTGCGCATGTCATCGGCTTTACCAATATTGATGGCAAAGGCCAAGAAGGTTTGGAATTGTCGCGCGAAGACAGCTTGCGCGGTGAGGCCGGTGCCAAAGTCGTATTGCGCGATAACAAGGGCAATATCGTTGACAGCTTGGATTCGCCACGCAACAGCGAGCCAAAAAATGGTCAGGATATGGTGTTGTCGCTGGATCAGCGTATTCAAACCTTGGCTTACGAGGAATTGAATAAAGCCGTGGATTACCATCAGGCTAAGGCAGGTACTGTGGTGGTGTTGGATGCGCAAACCGGCGAGATTTTGGCGTTGGTGAATAGCCCGGCTTACGACCCAAATACTCCAGGTAAAGCCAGCAGTGAGCAGCGCCGTAACCGAGCGGTAACCGACATGATTGAGCCGGGTTCGGCCATGAAGCCGTTTACCATTGCCAAAGCTTTGGATGCGGGCAAAACCACACCTCATGAAGTATTCGATACCATGCCGTATCGCATCGGTAATGCGACTGTGCGCGATACTCATGTTTATCCGAAATTAGATGTGCGCGGCATCATGCAGAAATCGTCTAACGTCGGCACCAGTAAGCTGTCGAAGATGTTCAAGCCGAAAGAAATGTATGATTTCTATCACGAATTGGGTGTAGGCGTGCGCATGCATTCGGGCTTCCCGGGTGAGACTGCCGGTTTGTTGCGTAGCTGGCGAAAATGGCAGCCGATTGAGCAGGCGACCATGTCTTTCGGTTATGGTTTGCAATTGAGCTTGTTGCAGTTGGCGCGCGCGTACACCACGTTGACCCACGATGGCATTTTGTTGCCGGTAAGCTTTGAAAAACAAGTTGTCGCGCCTAAAGGCAAGCGCGTTATCAAGGCTGAGACCGCGAGACAAGTACGTGAAATGATGGTATCGGTGACAGAAGAAGGCGGTACCGGTATGGCCGGTGCGGTGGATGGTTTCGATGTTGGTGCCAAAACCGGTACGGCGCGTAAATTGGTTGGCGGTCGCTATGTTGACAACAAGCACGTTGCCACCTTTATCGGCTTTGCCCCTGCCAAAAATCCGCGCGTGATTGTGGCAGTCACGGTGGACGAACCAACCAAAAACGGTTACTACGGCGGCGTGGTGGCAGGTCCGGTATTTAAAGAAGTGATGGGTGGCAGCTTGAATATTTTAGGTGTGTCGCCAACCAAACCACTGAGCGCACTGAAGCCGAAAGAAAAAGCATCCTCTTAA
- a CDS encoding group II truncated hemoglobin: MYHALGGEQGVRALTDRFYDLMELEPKYQALREMHGDDMALIRDKLYEFFSGWLGGPPLFEQKYGHPQLRARHMPFAVKSQVRDEWVACFAQALSELEVDKKLAEPLLLQIYAMADWMRNQHEDGVAPPMPPGASSPEDRLAALQEMLPRYDVNGFFQTA; this comes from the coding sequence ATGTATCACGCATTAGGCGGTGAGCAAGGTGTGCGTGCTTTGACTGACCGTTTTTACGACTTAATGGAACTCGAGCCAAAATATCAAGCCTTGCGCGAAATGCATGGCGACGATATGGCCTTGATTCGCGACAAGCTCTACGAATTTTTCAGCGGTTGGCTCGGTGGGCCGCCTTTGTTTGAACAAAAATACGGCCATCCACAACTTCGTGCGCGCCATATGCCGTTTGCCGTAAAAAGCCAAGTGCGCGACGAATGGGTGGCCTGTTTTGCCCAAGCCTTGAGTGAATTAGAAGTCGACAAAAAGCTGGCCGAACCTTTGCTGCTGCAAATCTATGCCATGGCCGATTGGATGCGCAATCAACATGAAGACGGTGTTGCGCCGCCGATGCCACCCGGCGCCAGCAGCCCGGAAGACAGACTGGCCGCGTTGCAGGAAATGCTGCCGCGTTATGATGTAAACGGATTTTTTCAGACGGCCTGA
- a CDS encoding UDP-N-acetylmuramoyl-L-alanyl-D-glutamate--2,6-diaminopimelate ligase, producing MFSELIPLAETDLPALLCENAAGRLLHSDSRQIKAGDIFVACQGEYTDGRSYIPAAIANGAVFVFWDDDGRFTWNPEWNVPNQGIRDLKHRAGILAAEVYGDVSDGLKVWGVTGTNGKTSITQWLAQAADLLGEPCAIIGTVGNGFWGKLEETSHTTPDPVTVQTLLHKFKQQGATVAAMEVSSHGLDQFRVNGVPFQTAIFTNLTRDHLDYHGTMEAYGDIKARLFYWQGLKHAVINVDDEYGAALVGRLKQDKPELAVYGYGFHADADIRIVEFQASSDGMTVVFDTPWGKGECNSGLLGRFNAQNLASCVGLLCANGYPLDKVLQVLAQIRPATGRMDCIMNSGKPLVVVDYAHTPDALEKALATLQEIKSNDAALWCVFGCGGNRDRGKRPLMGAAAVAGADKVVVTSDNPRMEHPQDIINDILPAVRQPEKVEADRKAAIEYAVAHAAANDIILIAGKGHETYQDMQGVKHHFSDFEIAKAALDER from the coding sequence ATGTTCAGCGAGTTAATTCCATTGGCTGAAACCGACTTACCTGCTCTGCTGTGTGAAAACGCAGCAGGGCGTTTGTTGCATTCAGACAGCCGCCAAATCAAGGCCGGTGATATTTTCGTTGCCTGCCAAGGCGAATACACCGATGGCCGCAGCTATATTCCGGCGGCGATTGCCAATGGCGCGGTATTTGTGTTTTGGGACGATGACGGCCGCTTTACTTGGAATCCAGAATGGAATGTGCCCAATCAAGGCATTAGAGATTTGAAACACCGTGCGGGTATTTTAGCGGCCGAAGTGTACGGCGATGTTTCAGACGGCCTCAAAGTATGGGGCGTAACCGGTACCAACGGCAAAACCTCCATCACCCAATGGCTGGCGCAAGCTGCTGATTTATTGGGTGAACCATGTGCCATTATCGGCACAGTCGGCAACGGCTTTTGGGGTAAACTGGAAGAAACCAGTCACACCACGCCCGACCCGGTCACCGTGCAAACCTTGCTGCATAAATTCAAACAACAAGGCGCTACTGTGGCAGCGATGGAAGTATCGAGCCACGGTTTAGACCAATTCCGTGTCAACGGTGTGCCGTTTCAGACGGCCATTTTCACCAACCTCACGCGCGACCATCTCGATTATCACGGCACCATGGAAGCGTACGGCGACATCAAAGCCCGTCTGTTTTACTGGCAGGGTTTGAAACACGCCGTGATTAATGTCGATGATGAATACGGCGCGGCTTTAGTAGGCCGTCTGAAACAAGATAAGCCTGAATTGGCGGTGTATGGCTATGGTTTTCATGCTGATGCGGATATCCGTATTGTTGAGTTTCAAGCATCTTCAGACGGCATGACCGTGGTGTTTGATACGCCATGGGGCAAAGGCGAATGCAACAGCGGTTTGCTGGGCCGATTCAACGCGCAGAATTTGGCCTCATGTGTCGGCTTGCTGTGTGCCAATGGTTATCCGCTGGATAAAGTATTGCAGGTTTTGGCGCAAATCCGACCGGCTACCGGTCGCATGGATTGCATCATGAATAGTGGCAAGCCTTTGGTGGTGGTCGATTACGCGCACACGCCGGATGCGTTGGAAAAAGCCTTGGCCACCTTGCAGGAAATCAAATCGAACGATGCCGCGCTGTGGTGTGTGTTTGGCTGCGGCGGCAATCGCGACCGCGGTAAACGCCCGCTGATGGGCGCGGCGGCAGTGGCTGGAGCGGATAAAGTGGTCGTGACCAGCGACAATCCACGCATGGAGCATCCGCAAGACATCATCAACGATATTCTGCCTGCAGTGCGCCAGCCTGAAAAAGTCGAAGCCGACCGTAAAGCGGCAATTGAATATGCCGTTGCCCATGCGGCGGCAAACGACATCATTTTAATTGCCGGAAAAGGCCACGAAACCTACCAAGACATGCAGGGCGTGAAGCATCATTTTTCCGACTTTGAAATTGCCAAAGCCGCGTTGGACGAGCGTTAA
- the murD gene encoding UDP-N-acetylmuramoyl-L-alanine--D-glutamate ligase: MNWQNKKVLVAGLGGSGISMIAFLRQAGAEVAAYDAALKPERVAQIGKMFDGLKFYTGRLKDALAEGFDTLAISPGISERQPDIAEFQANGGRVLGDIEILAGVLNERGDKVIAITGSNGKTTVTSLVGYLCIKCGLDTVIAGNIGTPVLEAELQREGKKADVWVLELSSFQLENTENLRPSAATVLNISEDHLDRYDDLLDYAHAKDKIFRGEGVQVLNADDVFCRAMKRAECEVKWFSIEHTADYWLERGTGRLKHGSDNLLATADIPLQGLHNAANVLAAVALCEAIGLPREALLEHVKTFQGLPHRVEKIGEKNGVIFIDDSKGTNVGATAAAIAGLQNPLWVILGGVGKGQDFSPLKNVLAGKAKGVLLIGEDAPLIRRDLADCGVAMTDCATLQEAVHTAYAQAEAGDVVLLSPSCASFDMFTGYAHRAEVFIEAFRAL; the protein is encoded by the coding sequence ATGAATTGGCAAAATAAAAAAGTATTGGTCGCAGGTTTGGGCGGCTCGGGCATTTCGATGATTGCATTTCTGCGTCAAGCCGGTGCCGAAGTGGCGGCTTACGATGCGGCACTTAAGCCTGAGCGCGTGGCGCAAATCGGTAAAATGTTTGACGGCTTGAAGTTTTATACAGGCCGTCTGAAAGATGCGTTGGCAGAAGGTTTCGATACGCTGGCCATCAGTCCGGGCATCAGCGAGCGTCAGCCGGATATTGCCGAATTTCAAGCCAATGGCGGCCGCGTGTTGGGCGACATTGAAATATTGGCCGGTGTGTTGAACGAGCGCGGCGATAAAGTGATTGCCATCACAGGCAGCAACGGCAAAACCACCGTCACCAGTTTGGTCGGCTATTTGTGTATCAAATGCGGCTTGGATACCGTGATTGCGGGTAATATCGGTACGCCGGTGTTGGAAGCCGAATTGCAGCGTGAAGGCAAAAAAGCCGATGTGTGGGTGTTGGAATTGTCCAGCTTCCAATTGGAAAACACCGAAAACCTGCGCCCGAGCGCGGCGACGGTATTGAATATTTCCGAAGACCATCTCGACCGCTACGATGATTTGCTTGATTACGCCCATGCCAAAGACAAAATTTTCCGTGGCGAAGGCGTGCAGGTATTGAATGCGGACGATGTATTCTGCCGCGCCATGAAACGGGCCGAGTGCGAAGTAAAATGGTTTTCGATTGAACATACGGCCGATTATTGGCTGGAACGCGGAACAGGCCGTCTGAAACACGGTAGCGATAATTTGCTGGCCACAGCCGATATTCCGCTGCAAGGTCTGCACAATGCGGCCAATGTGCTGGCGGCAGTAGCCTTGTGTGAAGCCATTGGTTTGCCGCGCGAAGCTTTGTTGGAACACGTCAAAACCTTCCAAGGCCTGCCGCACCGCGTGGAAAAAATCGGTGAGAAAAACGGCGTGATTTTTATCGACGACAGCAAAGGCACCAATGTCGGTGCCACCGCTGCCGCAATTGCCGGTTTGCAAAATCCGCTGTGGGTAATTTTGGGCGGTGTGGGTAAAGGCCAAGATTTCTCGCCGCTGAAAAACGTGTTGGCAGGCAAGGCTAAAGGCGTGTTGCTGATTGGCGAAGACGCGCCGCTGATTCGCCGTGATTTAGCCGATTGCGGCGTGGCGATGACCGATTGCGCTACTCTGCAAGAAGCGGTTCATACGGCCTATGCCCAAGCTGAAGCGGGCGATGTGGTGTTGTTGAGTCCGTCTTGCGCCAGCTTTGATATGTTTACTGGTTATGCGCATCGGGCGGAAGTGTTTATCGAGGCATTTCGGGCTTTGTAG
- a CDS encoding M23 family metallopeptidase has protein sequence MPHTLHRAFLIGVTFVLLFGCSSGKLPRPNAEIAHLRAQTPPAAGSLMNPVKGHRFSDTWEVARSHGRRHEGVDIFAKKNTKIRSTTNGVVTKIGNNKLGGKVIGIQGPGAWHYYAHLNKFANIKLNQRVKAGQTIGYVGDTGNAKGTRPHLHYGVYLPSGAVNPYPLINQNK, from the coding sequence ATGCCCCACACACTTCACCGTGCTTTTTTAATCGGAGTCACCTTCGTTTTATTGTTTGGTTGCAGTAGCGGAAAATTGCCGCGCCCCAATGCCGAAATCGCCCATTTGCGCGCGCAAACGCCACCAGCTGCCGGCAGCCTGATGAATCCGGTTAAAGGTCATCGTTTCAGCGATACATGGGAGGTTGCCCGCAGTCACGGCCGCCGGCATGAAGGTGTGGACATTTTCGCCAAGAAAAACACCAAAATCCGCAGCACCACCAATGGCGTGGTCACCAAAATCGGCAACAACAAACTTGGCGGCAAAGTCATCGGTATTCAAGGCCCCGGCGCATGGCATTATTATGCCCACTTGAATAAATTTGCCAACATCAAACTCAACCAGCGCGTGAAAGCCGGACAAACCATCGGTTATGTTGGCGACACGGGCAATGCCAAAGGCACGCGGCCGCATTTGCATTACGGCGTTTATCTGCCAAGCGGTGCGGTGAATCCTTATCCCTTGATTAATCAGAATAAGTAG
- a CDS encoding UDP-N-acetylmuramoyl-tripeptide--D-alanyl-D-alanine ligase encodes MKPLDLHFICQALNLSMPSENQPVQRIVTDSRDIQSGDVFFALAGEHFDAHDFVGDVLECGAAAVVVSREDCAWLEGALKVEDTLAALQTLAKAWRDNVDPFVFGVTGSSGKTTVKGMLAGVLRHQFGDEAVLATAGNFNNHIGLPLTLLKLNEKHRYAVIEMGMNHFGELSLLTRIAQPDVALVNNALRAHVGCGFDGVGDIAKAKSEIYEGLASDGLALIPCEDANIDTFKAATGRLNVKTFGAESGDVHAENIVLKPLSCEFDLVCGGERAAVVLPVPGKHNVSNACAAAALAHAAGLNLQQISDGLKHFSNIKGRLQIKQGIKGATLIDDTYNANPDSMKAALDVLAALPAPRVFVMGDMGELGEDEAAAMHAEVGAYARDKGIEFAYFVGDDSVEAAETFGADGLWFAAKDPLIQVMSHDLPPNAHVLVKGSRFMKMEEVVEALLNAEAV; translated from the coding sequence ATGAAACCTTTAGATTTACATTTCATCTGCCAAGCCCTCAACCTGTCTATGCCGTCTGAAAATCAGCCGGTGCAGCGCATTGTGACCGACAGCCGCGACATTCAAAGCGGCGATGTGTTTTTTGCGCTGGCAGGCGAACATTTCGACGCGCATGATTTTGTCGGCGATGTGTTGGAATGCGGTGCGGCGGCAGTAGTGGTATCGCGTGAAGATTGTGCGTGGCTGGAAGGTGCGTTGAAGGTAGAAGATACCTTGGCGGCCTTGCAAACTTTGGCCAAAGCGTGGCGGGATAATGTGGATCCGTTTGTGTTCGGCGTGACCGGCTCAAGCGGCAAAACCACGGTAAAAGGAATGCTGGCCGGTGTGTTGCGCCATCAGTTCGGCGATGAAGCCGTGTTGGCCACCGCCGGTAATTTCAACAACCACATCGGCTTGCCGCTGACCTTGTTGAAATTAAATGAGAAACACCGTTATGCCGTGATTGAAATGGGCATGAACCATTTCGGTGAATTGTCGCTGTTGACCCGCATCGCCCAGCCCGATGTGGCGCTGGTAAACAATGCCTTGCGCGCGCACGTCGGTTGCGGTTTTGACGGCGTGGGCGATATTGCCAAAGCCAAAAGCGAAATTTACGAAGGCTTGGCTTCAGACGGCCTCGCCTTGATTCCTTGTGAAGATGCCAATATCGACACTTTCAAAGCCGCCACAGGCCGTCTGAACGTGAAAACTTTCGGAGCGGAAAGTGGCGATGTGCACGCCGAAAATATCGTGTTGAAGCCTTTATCATGCGAATTTGATTTGGTGTGCGGCGGCGAACGTGCGGCGGTGGTGTTACCGGTGCCAGGTAAACACAATGTCAGCAATGCTTGTGCGGCAGCCGCTTTGGCGCACGCAGCGGGCTTGAACCTGCAACAGATTTCAGACGGCCTCAAACATTTCAGCAACATCAAAGGCCGCTTGCAAATCAAACAAGGCATTAAAGGCGCGACTCTGATTGATGATACCTATAATGCCAATCCTGATAGCATGAAAGCCGCGCTGGACGTATTGGCCGCCCTGCCTGCACCGCGCGTGTTTGTGATGGGCGATATGGGTGAGTTGGGCGAAGACGAAGCTGCCGCCATGCACGCCGAAGTCGGTGCATATGCGCGTGACAAAGGTATTGAGTTTGCCTATTTTGTCGGCGACGACAGCGTGGAAGCAGCGGAAACATTTGGTGCCGATGGCTTGTGGTTTGCGGCCAAAGACCCGCTGATTCAAGTGATGAGCCATGATTTGCCGCCAAACGCGCATGTGCTGGTGAAGGGTTCGCGCTTTATGAAAATGGAAGAAGTGGTCGAAGCATTGCTGAATGCAGAGGCAGTCTGA